The Candidatus Poribacteria bacterium genome contains a region encoding:
- the purL gene encoding phosphoribosylformylglycinamidine synthase subunit PurL, with the protein MVKEIEILTADDTELMRISREGTLSLSLNEMQTIQTHFGTLGRNPTDVEIETIAQTWSEHCVHKTFKSTILYSEEGKAPEQIEGLFPTFIQRATEEIAKPWCVSVFSDNAGIIEFDEQFNLVFKVETHNHPSAIEPYGGAGTGIGGVIRDSLGTGLGAKPILNTDVFCFGMPDTPYAELPKGSLHPKRVFKGVVAGVRDYGNRMGIPTANGAILFDARYTANPLVFCGNVGLIPRNRCEKSVEPGDLVVAIGGQTGRDGIHGATFSSAELDDTSESLGSVVQIGNPIVEKKIVDALLQARDRNLYRSITDCGAGGFSSAVGEMGEDIGAEVHLERVSLKYEGLAPWEIWLSEAQERMVIAVPPENLDELMEICEAEVVEATVLGTFTDTHRLQVFYESTIVADLEMEFLHNGLPMPVKEAVWEPPKHPDMASRDEETVNYTNDLERLLASPNIASKESVIRQYDHGVQGGMVINPLVGVENDGPSDACVTTPVLGSRTGVIVANGINPKYSDVDPYLSAAAAIDEALRNIIAVGGTLEKTALLDNFCWGNPDKPDRLGELVRAARACYDIATAYGTPFISGKDSLYNEYRDTTTGEQRAIPSTLLISAICVMPDIQHAVTMDVKTPGNLIYVVGNTYAELGGSHYFNIHGFVGNTAPAIRPSEGKLTMERLSTAINSGWVRSCHDCSEGGIGVAVAEMAFAGGYGMSLSLDDIPTGEEIDADDFLLFSESNSRFLVEVEPHHQRAYENHMAGIPIGCLGTVSDTSEFVIKGKNGRSIVEASIENLKSAWQDF; encoded by the coding sequence ATGGTCAAAGAAATAGAGATTTTAACTGCCGATGACACCGAGTTGATGCGTATTAGCCGAGAAGGGACGTTGTCCTTGAGTTTGAACGAGATGCAAACAATTCAAACCCACTTCGGAACCCTCGGACGCAATCCCACCGATGTAGAAATAGAGACCATCGCCCAAACGTGGTCTGAGCATTGCGTTCATAAAACGTTCAAAAGCACCATCCTCTATTCCGAAGAAGGCAAAGCCCCAGAGCAGATTGAGGGTTTGTTTCCAACCTTCATCCAACGTGCGACTGAGGAGATAGCAAAGCCGTGGTGTGTTTCTGTCTTTTCAGACAACGCCGGTATCATCGAATTCGACGAGCAATTCAACCTCGTTTTCAAAGTCGAAACACACAATCATCCGTCAGCGATCGAACCGTATGGGGGTGCCGGGACTGGAATAGGCGGCGTAATTCGTGACTCGCTCGGTACAGGACTTGGTGCGAAGCCGATTCTTAATACGGATGTCTTCTGTTTCGGGATGCCGGATACACCCTATGCGGAACTACCAAAAGGCTCGCTTCACCCGAAGCGTGTATTTAAAGGGGTTGTCGCTGGCGTGCGCGATTACGGCAACCGGATGGGTATCCCTACGGCGAACGGTGCTATCCTTTTTGATGCCCGTTATACCGCAAATCCCCTCGTCTTCTGTGGAAATGTCGGTTTAATACCGAGAAACAGATGCGAGAAATCCGTTGAACCCGGTGATCTGGTAGTTGCGATCGGTGGACAAACAGGGCGCGATGGAATCCACGGTGCTACCTTCTCCTCCGCGGAATTGGACGATACGTCTGAAAGCCTTGGTAGTGTGGTCCAGATCGGCAACCCGATTGTGGAAAAAAAGATTGTTGATGCGTTGTTACAGGCGCGGGACCGAAATCTTTACCGCTCCATCACCGATTGTGGTGCTGGCGGGTTCTCGTCTGCTGTGGGAGAGATGGGAGAAGATATAGGGGCAGAAGTGCACCTCGAACGTGTCTCTCTGAAGTATGAAGGGCTTGCACCATGGGAAATCTGGCTCTCGGAAGCACAGGAGCGCATGGTCATCGCTGTGCCACCTGAGAATTTAGATGAACTCATGGAAATATGCGAGGCAGAAGTCGTTGAAGCCACAGTCCTCGGGACCTTCACAGATACGCATAGATTACAGGTTTTCTATGAAAGCACAATAGTTGCCGACTTGGAGATGGAGTTTCTGCACAACGGACTGCCGATGCCTGTGAAAGAGGCGGTTTGGGAGCCGCCGAAGCACCCAGATATGGCATCGCGAGATGAAGAAACGGTAAATTATACCAATGACCTCGAACGCCTTCTCGCAAGTCCAAACATCGCGAGCAAAGAATCCGTTATCCGGCAATACGACCACGGTGTCCAAGGCGGTATGGTTATCAATCCGCTTGTCGGTGTGGAAAACGACGGACCGAGCGACGCATGCGTCACAACTCCCGTCTTAGGTAGTCGAACCGGTGTCATCGTTGCGAACGGCATCAATCCGAAATATAGCGACGTAGATCCGTATCTCAGTGCAGCAGCAGCGATTGACGAGGCTTTGCGGAATATCATCGCTGTCGGGGGAACGTTAGAAAAGACTGCGTTATTGGACAATTTCTGTTGGGGGAATCCGGACAAACCTGACCGGCTCGGTGAACTCGTCCGTGCAGCGAGAGCCTGTTATGACATCGCAACTGCTTACGGCACGCCCTTTATTTCCGGTAAAGACAGTCTCTACAATGAGTACAGAGATACCACGACCGGTGAACAACGCGCCATCCCTTCGACACTCCTTATATCCGCTATCTGCGTTATGCCCGACATTCAACACGCCGTCACAATGGACGTGAAAACGCCGGGAAATCTCATTTATGTCGTAGGCAATACCTATGCTGAGTTAGGCGGTTCGCACTACTTCAACATCCACGGGTTTGTCGGAAACACTGCCCCTGCTATTCGTCCAAGTGAAGGGAAGTTGACGATGGAACGTCTCAGTACTGCTATCAACAGTGGATGGGTGCGCTCGTGCCATGACTGTTCTGAAGGCGGTATCGGTGTAGCGGTGGCGGAAATGGCATTTGCAGGTGGCTATGGAATGTCTCTGAGTCTTGACGACATACCTACAGGTGAAGAAATTGATGCCGACGATTTCCTCCTGTTTTCAGAATCAAATAGCCGCTTTCTTGTAGAGGTTGAACCGCACCACCAACGTGCCTACGAAAACCACATGGCGGGAATACCGATCGGCTGTCTTGGCACCGTTTCAGATACATCCGAATTTGTTATCAAAGGAAAGAATGGACGCTCGATAGTCGAAGCGTCAATTGAGAATCTCAAATCTGCCTGGCAGGATTTTTAA
- the purQ gene encoding phosphoribosylformylglycinamidine synthase I, with amino-acid sequence MKPKALILRTAGTNCDAETDMAFQLAGAETALVHIQNLISGRVNLADYQILAIPGGFSYGDDIAAGILLAVEMKHKLTNALNQFVADGKLIIGICNGFQVLVRTGLLPGNDTSEMAQRSTLAMNTSAKFECRWVDLETQESPCVFTEGVKARVYLPVAHAEGRFTAPANVLSELEANNQVVFRYAESRYPDNPNGSDSNIAGICDATGKIFGLMPHPERFLTKWNHPRWTRKPAKTQEIRSDEGDGLVIFKNAVNYVKSNLL; translated from the coding sequence ATGAAACCAAAGGCACTCATTTTACGAACAGCAGGCACGAACTGCGATGCCGAAACGGATATGGCGTTCCAACTCGCAGGTGCAGAGACAGCATTGGTGCATATCCAAAATCTCATATCAGGTAGAGTTAACCTTGCCGACTATCAAATTCTCGCGATCCCCGGTGGATTCTCCTACGGCGATGATATTGCGGCGGGTATCCTATTGGCGGTCGAGATGAAACACAAACTCACAAACGCGCTGAATCAATTTGTCGCAGATGGTAAGTTAATAATTGGCATCTGCAATGGGTTTCAAGTGCTTGTGCGAACAGGCTTACTGCCCGGGAACGATACCTCAGAGATGGCGCAGCGCTCGACATTAGCGATGAATACCTCAGCGAAATTCGAGTGTCGGTGGGTGGATCTGGAAACGCAAGAAAGCCCATGTGTCTTTACAGAGGGAGTCAAAGCGCGGGTTTATCTCCCCGTTGCGCACGCTGAAGGTAGATTTACTGCACCAGCGAATGTGCTGTCAGAATTGGAAGCGAACAATCAGGTCGTGTTTCGATACGCCGAGAGTAGATACCCTGACAATCCGAACGGTTCCGATAGCAATATTGCAGGAATCTGCGATGCAACAGGCAAAATTTTCGGATTAATGCCCCATCCAGAACGGTTCCTAACAAAATGGAACCATCCCCGCTGGACACGGAAACCTGCTAAAACTCAGGAGATCCGTTCCGATGAAGGCGACGGATTGGTTATCTTCAAAAATGCGGTTAATTACGTCAAATCGAATCTTCTGTAG
- a CDS encoding UvrD-helicase domain-containing protein gives MRLDRNQEKAVNHITDPAIVIAGPGSGKTTVVTARILNLIQTHKILPPHILAIAFNRKAVEEMETRIWRSLQAKSCLTEERELTSSQSSDNTETHIKPKIRTLHAFGKDIITENYERAGFNHEPEVWTGQIDKIIAQEQTQIEREASTTSVAIYKIESKSTGRCYIGQTTNPERRRKEHFDHSSNDRLRQAIRSEGASQFSFKVLESLPGQQANRREAHWIVFYRNREGVFNRADPLRGQYSNQLILEMFCQHFEIPYKEHLDRDPDFENLRDRFNDIKETVMQAKRHVTEGLFDPTTLDDPVAQAFAVKYETLKTEGNAIDFEDMVIHAANLLETGPDLRQTYRDKYPYLLVDEFQDIAPADFRLISLLSENLFAVGDDDQAIYGFRGGDSEIMQEFTARQDVVKYEITRNYRSTSTIVEHARALIERNEPRISKNLRAHNPLQQEIKIVETTPETVEIILRRELKSSQETAVLARTNYETDQIQQMLSKHADPVEVTTIHKAKGREWEKVILVHNTLERRFPRRDNNLAEERRVFYVAMTRAKVELVVLGGTCPFVPEFEKIRKNTGYYLRQFAYWRARRKLKKEGDVK, from the coding sequence ATGAGACTTGATAGAAACCAAGAAAAAGCCGTAAACCACATTACAGATCCCGCTATCGTCATCGCAGGACCCGGTAGCGGTAAAACGACAGTCGTAACAGCACGGATCCTGAACCTTATCCAGACGCACAAAATCCTACCTCCACACATCCTCGCGATTGCCTTTAATAGAAAAGCAGTTGAAGAAATGGAGACGCGTATTTGGCGTAGCTTGCAAGCCAAATCTTGCTTGACAGAAGAGCGAGAACTCACGTCGTCACAATCCTCTGATAATACCGAAACACACATAAAGCCGAAAATTCGGACACTTCACGCTTTCGGTAAAGACATTATCACTGAAAACTATGAGCGCGCCGGATTTAATCATGAGCCTGAGGTATGGACGGGGCAGATAGATAAAATCATCGCACAAGAACAGACGCAGATTGAACGGGAAGCCTCCACCACCTCAGTTGCCATCTATAAAATAGAGAGCAAAAGCACCGGCAGATGCTATATCGGACAAACGACAAACCCAGAGCGACGACGGAAGGAACACTTTGACCACTCATCAAACGACAGACTTCGACAAGCGATCCGATCTGAAGGAGCGTCACAATTCAGTTTTAAAGTGCTTGAATCGTTGCCGGGCCAACAGGCAAATCGCCGCGAAGCACACTGGATTGTGTTCTATAGAAACCGTGAAGGTGTGTTTAATCGCGCCGATCCGTTGCGGGGGCAGTACAGCAACCAACTCATTCTCGAAATGTTCTGCCAGCATTTCGAGATTCCATACAAAGAACATCTTGATAGAGATCCTGACTTTGAGAACCTGCGCGATCGCTTCAACGACATAAAAGAAACCGTTATGCAAGCGAAACGGCACGTTACCGAAGGCTTGTTTGACCCAACAACGCTTGATGACCCCGTAGCACAAGCATTTGCCGTAAAATATGAGACGCTCAAAACCGAGGGAAACGCTATTGATTTCGAGGATATGGTTATCCATGCCGCAAACCTACTTGAAACGGGTCCGGATCTTCGCCAAACCTACCGTGATAAATACCCATATCTTCTCGTTGACGAATTCCAAGACATCGCACCCGCCGATTTCCGACTGATTTCACTCTTATCGGAGAACCTTTTTGCTGTCGGCGACGACGACCAAGCGATTTACGGATTTCGTGGTGGCGATTCCGAAATTATGCAGGAATTTACCGCTCGTCAGGATGTGGTAAAATATGAAATTACGCGGAACTATCGCTCCACGTCAACCATCGTTGAACACGCAAGAGCCTTGATTGAGCGTAACGAGCCTCGAATCAGCAAAAACCTTCGTGCCCATAATCCGCTACAGCAGGAAATAAAAATTGTAGAGACAACCCCTGAGACTGTAGAAATCATCCTACGCCGTGAATTGAAATCATCTCAAGAAACCGCTGTTTTGGCGCGCACCAACTACGAAACCGACCAGATTCAACAAATGCTTTCCAAGCACGCGGATCCTGTTGAAGTGACGACGATCCATAAAGCCAAAGGTAGGGAATGGGAAAAGGTTATTCTCGTCCATAACACATTGGAGCGTCGTTTCCCGCGTCGTGATAACAACCTTGCAGAAGAGCGTCGTGTCTTCTATGTTGCGATGACGCGTGCCAAGGTGGAATTAGTCGTACTCGGCGGGACGTGTCCGTTCGTGCCAGAGTTTGAGAAAATCCGCAAGAATACTGGTTACTATCTCCGACAGTTTGCGTATTGGCGTGCCAGAAGGAAACTGAAAAAAGAGGGAGATGTAAAATAG
- a CDS encoding Gfo/Idh/MocA family oxidoreductase, with the protein MKLVVLSYSHHGRSMARTAHGLGHEIVGVMDAEAEPRQQLSDDFQCPGYEMATACLDASKPDAALVAGKHIEMPDHVQACVDRRIPYLLDKPFADCADRLRPAAEASEKHGVFSALVLPNRASRIVSVVKEMVADGSLGDLVLYNSRLNNGPPSRYDPTPSAWHSNPSISGGGCWAVEAAHGIDTFLQFVGDREIRVVGAVMSNAMHSRGVEDSGVGVLRTEDGITGIIESGYNYPSGTRGGDHFFRFIGTKASVFEQYGRNGEPLIEVHTTEGVRFSEDISHGARIQGVMSAALDAIRDGGTFEPTVVDAVCILEIQDAVYAHARQDVITHGPHPMG; encoded by the coding sequence ATGAAATTGGTCGTTCTTTCCTATAGTCACCACGGGCGCAGTATGGCACGCACGGCGCATGGACTCGGACACGAGATTGTAGGTGTCATGGATGCCGAAGCGGAACCTCGACAACAGTTGTCAGACGATTTTCAATGTCCGGGATATGAGATGGCAACAGCATGTCTTGACGCAAGCAAACCCGACGCGGCACTCGTTGCCGGAAAACACATCGAGATGCCGGATCATGTACAGGCATGCGTAGACCGGCGTATCCCCTACCTCTTGGACAAACCGTTCGCGGATTGTGCGGATCGGCTGCGTCCAGCCGCTGAAGCCTCTGAAAAGCACGGCGTCTTCAGCGCGCTTGTGCTACCGAATCGTGCGAGCCGAATCGTGAGCGTCGTCAAAGAGATGGTCGCTGATGGAAGTCTCGGGGACCTCGTCCTCTACAATAGCAGATTGAACAACGGACCCCCGTCCCGTTACGATCCGACACCTTCGGCGTGGCATAGCAATCCGAGTATATCGGGTGGCGGTTGTTGGGCAGTCGAAGCGGCACACGGTATCGATACATTCCTTCAATTTGTCGGCGATCGAGAAATAAGAGTCGTTGGTGCGGTCATGTCCAACGCCATGCATAGCCGTGGTGTGGAGGACAGTGGTGTGGGTGTACTACGAACAGAAGACGGTATCACGGGCATAATTGAATCAGGTTATAACTATCCGTCAGGGACGCGCGGTGGCGATCATTTCTTTAGATTCATTGGAACGAAGGCATCTGTATTTGAGCAGTACGGTCGCAACGGTGAACCTCTGATTGAAGTGCATACAACCGAAGGGGTCCGGTTCAGCGAGGACATCTCGCATGGGGCAAGGATTCAAGGTGTGATGAGTGCTGCACTTGACGCAATCCGAGACGGTGGCACCTTCGAGCCGACGGTCGTCGATGCGGTGTGTATCCTTGAAATCCAAGATGCTGTTTACGCACATGCCCGACAGGATGTGATAACCCACGGTCCGCATCCGATGGGTTAA
- a CDS encoding SMP-30/gluconolactonase/LRE family protein, translating into MPNLNMSQSLISAIAAGLALAPGLIGNAASHNAIFAPDAELKELFNGAHFTEGVSVAPDGTVYFSDITFTDQTDMQAGNIWKHNPETGETTIFRSPSGMSNGTKFDAHGRLVVAEGADFGGRRITRTDMTTGKSEIIAGLYNGKPFNSPNDLSIDEQGRIYFTDPRYAGSEPVEQPIFGVYRIDPDGSVHLVVTDAGKPNGVAVSPDQRTLYVISHDNGAMGSFPDEIPLLNGRMALLAYDLSPEGTATFRKVLVDYAPQDGPDGMVVDAEGNLFVAVRDDTRPGVRVYTPEGEELASVKTPDKPTNVAFGRGKTSKTLYITAENCLYSIETMKEGYHLPQK; encoded by the coding sequence ATGCCGAATCTAAATATGTCACAATCTCTCATATCTGCTATTGCTGCAGGTTTAGCGTTAGCACCTGGGTTGATTGGGAATGCCGCCAGCCACAATGCCATCTTTGCCCCAGATGCCGAACTTAAAGAACTTTTCAACGGCGCACATTTTACGGAAGGTGTCTCCGTCGCGCCGGACGGGACGGTCTATTTCAGTGACATCACTTTCACCGATCAGACGGATATGCAAGCCGGGAATATCTGGAAACACAATCCAGAGACCGGAGAAACAACCATTTTCCGTTCTCCCAGTGGGATGTCTAACGGCACAAAATTTGACGCACACGGCCGCTTGGTTGTCGCAGAAGGCGCGGATTTTGGGGGACGTAGGATTACTCGAACAGATATGACGACTGGTAAAAGCGAAATTATTGCCGGTCTCTATAACGGAAAACCCTTTAACTCGCCGAACGACCTGTCGATTGATGAGCAGGGACGCATCTATTTTACAGATCCTCGGTACGCAGGAAGCGAACCCGTTGAACAACCCATTTTTGGGGTCTACCGGATTGATCCAGACGGTTCTGTTCATCTCGTCGTTACAGATGCGGGTAAACCGAATGGTGTAGCGGTGTCCCCAGACCAGCGAACCCTTTACGTTATTAGTCACGACAACGGCGCGATGGGAAGCTTCCCCGATGAGATCCCACTGCTTAATGGACGTATGGCACTCCTCGCTTATGACCTCTCACCCGAAGGCACAGCAACTTTCCGAAAAGTGCTGGTTGACTATGCCCCACAAGACGGTCCGGACGGTATGGTGGTTGATGCTGAAGGAAATCTCTTTGTGGCAGTGCGTGATGATACCCGCCCCGGAGTCCGCGTGTACACACCTGAAGGAGAGGAACTGGCGTCCGTCAAGACACCTGATAAACCCACGAACGTCGCCTTTGGACGCGGCAAAACAAGCAAGACGCTCTATATAACCGCAGAAAATTGCCTC
- a CDS encoding sulfatase, which yields MAKQPNIVLMGVDSLLATHMSCYGYHRLTSPHIDRFAEGGTLFEKTYSPHIPTTSAYASMLTGLDTFSTQVVALRHQGPLREEIKTLAEILRDEGYDTTCVGFGGPSARGFDTYLEYSGWGPDESGRSPKAENLNKTTLPELNRLIDQSDEKPFFLFLRHMDPHSPYLPPAPYEWMFYHGDECDPSNTSMEPVMAFKPFCDYFASWMPPGITDKDYVIAQYDGAIAYMDACIQTLFNALETQGVLDETIVVINGDHGETLYDHECWFDHHGIYDVTLHVPLIIRYPGRVPAGKRVTGYNQHKDLVPTLLELADIETDIAFDGQSLTPLMNGEITSYDSEFYITECTWMRKHGWRTPEWKLIVALEPDFHFKPPVELYNLIQDPDENNNLVDEHPDIVNVLETRMKSWILQREQETGLTNPIMTQGDWHGHKGVGPFKTSEQAYNTMHIGDAGAAARLQAKSRDE from the coding sequence ATGGCAAAACAGCCAAATATTGTATTAATGGGAGTTGACTCGCTACTCGCGACACACATGAGTTGCTACGGGTATCACCGATTAACATCACCGCACATCGACCGGTTTGCGGAGGGTGGCACCCTCTTTGAGAAAACTTATAGTCCACACATCCCAACAACGAGTGCTTATGCATCAATGCTAACTGGGTTAGATACGTTCAGCACGCAGGTCGTCGCGCTACGGCACCAAGGACCCCTTCGCGAGGAAATTAAAACGCTGGCAGAAATCCTCCGAGATGAAGGCTACGATACGACTTGCGTCGGGTTCGGCGGTCCAAGCGCACGTGGGTTCGACACCTACCTTGAATATTCTGGATGGGGACCTGACGAAAGCGGTCGAAGTCCGAAAGCTGAAAATCTCAATAAAACAACCCTCCCAGAACTGAATCGACTGATTGATCAGAGCGACGAGAAACCGTTTTTCCTATTCCTGCGCCACATGGATCCTCACTCCCCGTACCTACCGCCTGCCCCTTATGAATGGATGTTCTATCACGGGGACGAGTGTGATCCGAGCAACACCTCTATGGAACCGGTGATGGCGTTCAAACCGTTTTGCGATTACTTTGCCTCATGGATGCCACCGGGGATTACTGATAAAGATTACGTCATTGCGCAATATGACGGCGCAATCGCTTATATGGACGCATGTATTCAGACGCTCTTTAATGCTCTTGAAACGCAGGGCGTGTTGGACGAAACCATTGTCGTTATCAATGGAGATCACGGCGAAACCCTCTATGACCATGAATGCTGGTTCGATCATCACGGTATCTACGATGTCACTTTGCATGTGCCGCTCATTATCCGTTATCCAGGGCGCGTGCCTGCCGGAAAACGGGTTACCGGATACAATCAACATAAGGATCTCGTGCCGACACTTCTTGAATTAGCAGATATAGAAACAGACATCGCATTCGATGGACAGAGCCTTACGCCTTTAATGAACGGTGAGATAACCTCTTACGACAGTGAGTTCTATATTACAGAATGCACGTGGATGCGGAAGCACGGTTGGCGCACCCCTGAATGGAAACTCATCGTTGCACTTGAACCGGACTTCCACTTCAAGCCTCCTGTCGAACTCTACAACCTTATCCAAGACCCCGATGAGAATAACAATCTCGTTGACGAACATCCAGATATCGTCAATGTGCTCGAAACACGAATGAAAAGCTGGATTCTTCAGCGGGAACAGGAGACAGGCTTGACGAATCCGATTATGACACAGGGCGACTGGCACGGGCACAAAGGTGTCGGACCGTTCAAAACCTCCGAGCAGGCATACAATACGATGCACATCGGGGATGCAGGAGCAGCGGCACGTTTACAGGCGAAATCTCGGGATGAATAG
- a CDS encoding HNH endonuclease: MRIGNPLRRSVASRANERCEYCHYPEQFSPSSFQVKHIVPRSAGGPTELNNLALACSHCNAHKATRENGIDPLTGTDVRLFNPRIDGWTVHFLLNRETGEIAGQTSIGRTTVEVLLMNAKQPIRARRNLVKLEVL, encoded by the coding sequence ATGCGTATAGGTAATCCGTTGCGCAGGTCTGTGGCAAGCCGCGCAAATGAACGGTGTGAGTACTGCCACTATCCAGAACAATTTTCCCCTTCCTCCTTTCAAGTTAAGCATATTGTGCCAAGATCGGCAGGCGGACCGACAGAACTCAACAATCTGGCACTTGCCTGTTCACACTGTAATGCACACAAAGCTACGCGCGAAAATGGGATTGACCCACTCACAGGAACGGATGTTAGACTTTTCAACCCCCGGATTGATGGCTGGACAGTTCATTTTCTTTTAAATCGAGAGACTGGAGAGATTGCAGGACAAACATCAATAGGGCGAACAACAGTCGAAGTACTCCTAATGAATGCTAAACAACCGATTCGAGCGCGTCGGAATTTGGTAAAACTCGAAGTGTTATAA
- a CDS encoding phytanoyl-CoA dioxygenase family protein: protein MQNELTESQINFYQENGFLVIENFLDAEELAEWRRCTDESVEERLGNSVEFMTNQMDAKQFYARVFTQCLRLSDTHAGMRKLVHDPRLGKMATQLAGVDGMRIWHDQALIKPPHGNPTAWHLDVPYWSFDSRDAVSFWVALDDATLANGCMWYLPGTHKTARFDNVGIGINIGELFNVYPEWKQIEPQCAPCPAGSIAWHNGLVAHGAGANMTIHHRRAMTCGFMPDGCTFNGKRNILPEDYFKSLEIGDVLSNDKQNALIWHKDQDA, encoded by the coding sequence ATGCAGAACGAACTCACCGAATCACAAATTAATTTTTATCAGGAAAACGGATTTCTTGTCATTGAGAACTTTCTGGACGCTGAGGAATTGGCAGAGTGGCGACGTTGCACCGATGAATCCGTTGAGGAACGACTCGGAAACTCAGTCGAATTTATGACGAACCAGATGGATGCCAAGCAGTTTTACGCACGTGTTTTTACGCAGTGCCTTCGCCTGTCAGACACACACGCTGGCATGCGGAAACTGGTGCACGATCCGAGACTCGGTAAGATGGCAACGCAGTTAGCGGGTGTCGATGGCATGCGCATTTGGCACGATCAAGCACTGATTAAACCGCCCCACGGGAATCCCACTGCATGGCACCTTGATGTCCCGTACTGGTCCTTTGATTCACGAGATGCTGTCTCGTTCTGGGTTGCGCTGGACGATGCCACGCTTGCGAACGGATGTATGTGGTATCTCCCCGGTACCCATAAAACAGCCCGTTTTGATAACGTTGGTATTGGAATAAATATTGGTGAACTGTTTAACGTATACCCAGAGTGGAAACAGATTGAACCGCAATGTGCCCCGTGTCCTGCAGGCTCTATTGCCTGGCACAACGGACTCGTTGCACACGGCGCAGGTGCGAATATGACGATCCACCACCGTAGAGCGATGACATGTGGTTTCATGCCCGATGGATGCACTTTCAACGGAAAGCGAAACATCTTGCCCGAAGACTATTTCAAATCTCTTGAAATTGGTGATGTCCTTAGCAACGACAAACAGAACGCGCTCATTTGGCATAAAGACCAAGACGCTTAA
- a CDS encoding type II toxin-antitoxin system HicB family antitoxin: MKFNAVFKKVPEGYIGFVEESPGANTQGKTLEETRANLREAIELTLEANRALAEEDIAELQDVIREPISVRL, translated from the coding sequence ATGAAATTTAACGCAGTTTTCAAAAAAGTCCCAGAGGGTTACATCGGATTTGTCGAAGAATCGCCCGGTGCGAATACACAAGGTAAAACGCTTGAAGAAACGAGGGCAAATCTCCGAGAGGCTATCGAACTGACACTTGAGGCGAATCGCGCCCTTGCGGAAGAAGACATCGCGGAGTTACAAGATGTCATTCGGGAGCCTATTTCTGTGCGTTTATGA
- a CDS encoding phosphoenolpyruvate hydrolase family protein — MPDYRRDQVLERLKTELDKDKPLLAVGAGTGITAKFAEQGGADLIVIYNSGRYRMSGFGSCAGLLAYGDANAIVMEMGEREVLPVVKETPVIAGVNGTDPTRRMSNFLKQVRDVGFDGVNNFPTVGVIDGTFRVTLEETGMGFYKEVETIGIAHEMDLFTIVYVFNTEESENMAKVGADVIIAHMGTTIGGTIGAETAFTLEDAAVRVQEICDAARAVNPDVICLAHGGPISKAPEAAFINEKTDAVGFVGASSIERFACEESIPRVTASFKE; from the coding sequence ATGCCAGATTATAGACGAGATCAGGTCTTAGAACGCCTGAAAACAGAATTAGATAAAGACAAACCCTTACTCGCAGTCGGTGCGGGAACAGGTATCACTGCGAAATTTGCTGAACAAGGGGGTGCCGACCTGATTGTAATTTACAATTCGGGTCGCTACCGGATGTCGGGGTTCGGCTCCTGTGCTGGGCTTTTGGCTTACGGGGACGCGAATGCTATCGTCATGGAGATGGGCGAACGTGAAGTTCTCCCGGTTGTTAAAGAGACTCCTGTTATTGCTGGGGTTAACGGCACAGATCCAACGCGTCGGATGAGCAACTTCCTCAAACAGGTCCGCGATGTCGGTTTCGACGGCGTTAATAACTTCCCCACTGTTGGCGTGATCGACGGAACTTTTCGCGTAACGCTTGAAGAGACGGGAATGGGCTTCTACAAAGAGGTAGAAACAATCGGGATCGCGCACGAGATGGATCTTTTCACTATCGTCTATGTCTTTAACACAGAAGAGTCCGAAAACATGGCAAAGGTCGGCGCGGACGTGATCATCGCACACATGGGAACGACGATAGGCGGCACTATCGGGGCGGAAACGGCTTTCACGCTCGAAGATGCAGCGGTGCGCGTCCAGGAGATTTGCGATGCTGCAAGAGCCGTGAACCCAGATGTTATCTGTTTAGCACACGGCGGTCCCATCTCGAAAGCACCAGAGGCGGCGTTTATCAACGAGAAGACGGATGCCGTCGGCTTCGTGGGGGCTTCCAGCATTGAACGGTTCGCCTGTGAAGAGAGTATTCCGCGGGTTACGGCTTCCTTCAAGGAATAG